The following proteins come from a genomic window of Streptococcus oralis:
- a CDS encoding F390 synthetase-related protein: protein MKKITFLKTFIQTRWLHNFKSREAVESYQKKQLTNYMDFLKRESPYFKNGVPSDFDHMDKAFMMEHFNELNTQGVDRDEALSLAIESEKTRDFTELKGEVAVGLSSGTSGHRGLFITTEKERSMWAAAILAKMLPKGQLFGHRIAFFLRADNELYQTINTALIRLEYFDIFKHTDEHIERLNNYQPTIIVAPASMLIELSKRLKAGQLAIHPQKIVSVAEILEDSDRERIAEAFSLPIIDQVYQATEGFLACTCPAGNLHLNEDIIFVEKQYLDDRRFYPVITDFKRSSQPVYRYQLNDILVENPEPCPCGSCYTRINKVEGRSDDIFYFEGLDGGQVTIYPDFIRRCILFVENVGDYQVKQHSEKLVEVCLSRRDEDLEAAILAQFQLLAQQKQFIVPQIQFSDYHWDTSRKLKRIQRL, encoded by the coding sequence ATGAAAAAAATAACCTTTCTTAAAACCTTTATCCAAACTCGCTGGCTTCATAACTTCAAATCTCGAGAGGCTGTAGAGAGCTATCAGAAAAAGCAATTAACTAATTATATGGACTTTTTAAAGCGAGAGTCGCCCTACTTTAAAAATGGAGTTCCTAGCGACTTTGACCATATGGACAAGGCCTTTATGATGGAACATTTCAATGAGCTCAACACCCAAGGAGTGGATCGGGATGAAGCCTTATCCTTAGCTATTGAAAGCGAGAAGACCCGTGATTTCACTGAACTTAAAGGGGAAGTGGCAGTCGGTCTGTCTTCAGGGACATCTGGACATCGGGGCCTCTTTATCACAACAGAGAAAGAGCGAAGTATGTGGGCGGCGGCTATCTTGGCAAAGATGTTGCCCAAAGGTCAACTTTTTGGACACCGCATCGCCTTTTTCCTGAGAGCCGATAATGAACTCTATCAGACCATCAATACGGCCCTCATTCGTCTAGAGTATTTTGATATTTTCAAACATACAGATGAACATATAGAGCGACTCAACAACTATCAACCAACGATTATTGTGGCGCCAGCCTCTATGTTGATTGAATTGAGCAAGCGACTAAAAGCTGGACAGTTAGCCATCCATCCACAAAAAATCGTTTCGGTGGCAGAAATCTTGGAAGATAGTGATAGAGAACGCATCGCAGAGGCCTTTTCTCTACCCATTATTGACCAAGTTTATCAGGCGACCGAAGGTTTCCTAGCCTGCACTTGCCCAGCTGGTAATCTACATCTCAACGAAGACATTATCTTTGTGGAAAAGCAGTATCTAGATGACCGTCGTTTTTATCCAGTCATTACGGACTTTAAGCGAAGTAGTCAACCTGTTTATCGCTATCAGCTCAATGATATCTTGGTTGAAAATCCGGAGCCTTGTCCATGTGGCTCCTGCTATACACGGATTAACAAGGTCGAAGGACGCTCTGACGACATCTTCTATTTTGAAGGACTGGATGGGGGACAGGTAACTATCTATCCAGACTTTATCAGGCGCTGCATCCTTTTTGTGGAGAATGTAGGAGATTACCAAGTCAAGCAACATTCCGAGAAGTTAGTGGAAGTTTGCCTAAGCCGACGAGATGAGGATTTAGAGGCAGCTATTCTAGCTCAATTCCAACTCTTGGCCCAGCAAAAGCAATTTATAGTTCCTCAAATCCAATTTTCAGATTATCACTGGGATACTAGCCGTAAACTCAAACGTATCCAACGTTTATGA
- a CDS encoding 3-oxoacyl-[acyl-carrier-protein] synthase III C-terminal domain-containing protein, with product MTEVTRHVEIAGYGVCLPKHTVQFKDQTRYRVVENEETQLDLAEAAIQQALENANLKIEDIDCLVSASAVGVQPIPCTAALIHERVAKGLSIPAMDINTTCTSFISALSTMSHLIEAGEYNRVLIVSSEVGSLGLNPKQKESFELFSDGAAAFIFQKSHQGKGVIASLQRTWSEGAHDTEIRGGLTSYQPKEYSEVTKTNYMFDMKGKKILLLSARKIPVMFEEFQEKTQLALADVDYIIPHQASRALPLVMEKLGVAENQYLNLVTDYGNMVSVSVPFGLAYSLEHGLIKEGDVVYLMGTAAGMTVNMLALKL from the coding sequence ATGACAGAAGTAACAAGACATGTAGAAATCGCAGGTTATGGTGTTTGCCTTCCAAAGCATACTGTCCAATTTAAAGACCAGACCCGTTATCGTGTGGTTGAAAACGAAGAAACCCAACTAGATTTGGCAGAAGCAGCTATCCAGCAGGCACTCGAAAATGCAAATTTGAAAATAGAAGACATTGATTGTCTGGTTTCGGCAAGTGCGGTTGGTGTTCAGCCTATTCCATGTACAGCTGCCTTGATTCATGAACGCGTAGCAAAAGGACTCTCAATCCCGGCTATGGATATCAATACGACCTGTACGAGCTTTATTTCTGCTCTATCGACCATGTCCCACTTGATTGAGGCGGGCGAATACAATCGTGTCTTGATTGTATCCAGTGAGGTTGGAAGTTTGGGGCTTAATCCCAAGCAAAAAGAAAGTTTTGAACTCTTTAGTGATGGGGCGGCAGCCTTTATTTTCCAAAAAAGCCATCAGGGAAAAGGGGTCATTGCTAGTCTCCAACGTACTTGGTCAGAAGGAGCTCACGATACGGAGATTCGTGGAGGTTTGACATCTTATCAACCCAAAGAGTACTCTGAAGTGACTAAGACCAACTATATGTTTGACATGAAGGGGAAGAAAATCCTCCTCTTGTCTGCTCGTAAAATCCCAGTCATGTTTGAAGAGTTTCAAGAAAAAACACAGCTAGCCTTGGCAGACGTGGACTACATCATTCCTCACCAAGCAAGTCGTGCTCTTCCTTTGGTCATGGAAAAACTAGGTGTGGCCGAGAATCAGTACCTCAATCTCGTCACTGACTATGGAAATATGGTGTCAGTCTCTGTGCCGTTTGGCTTGGCTTATTCTTTGGAACATGGACTTATCAAGGAGGGAGATGTCGTCTACCTTATGGGGACTGCAGCTGGTATGACGGTCAATATGTTGGCTCTGAAATTGTAA
- a CDS encoding NAD-dependent epimerase/dehydratase family protein — MKKVLVTGATGFLGKYVLEELSQHSYQVRAFGRNSKVGQSLENSSVTFFQGNLTRQEDLNQACQGMDMVVHAGALSTVWGLWEDFYQTNVLGTKYVLEACREAGIQRLVYVSSPSIYAAPRDQLAIKESAAPQENNLNNYIRSKLASEKLFKDYPDVPSIILRPRGLFGIGDTSILPRVLKLSQRIGIPLIGDGRQLMDMTCVENVALAIRLALEAPQASGEVYNITNGEPRAFKDLIEETLRGLGYPITYRKVPAPILSAIASSLEFLYKNLKLKGEPALTRYTYYLLRYSQTLDISKAERDLGYRPQISISEGIEQYVQDYRKH; from the coding sequence AGCTACAGGCTTTTTAGGCAAGTACGTCCTAGAAGAACTGTCTCAGCATAGTTATCAGGTACGAGCCTTTGGACGTAATAGCAAGGTTGGTCAGTCTTTGGAGAACTCCTCTGTGACTTTTTTTCAAGGAAATTTGACCAGACAAGAGGATTTGAATCAGGCTTGTCAGGGCATGGACATGGTTGTGCATGCGGGTGCTCTTTCTACCGTTTGGGGTCTTTGGGAGGATTTCTACCAGACAAATGTCTTGGGAACCAAGTATGTTCTGGAGGCTTGTCGAGAGGCCGGTATTCAGCGTTTGGTTTATGTGTCCTCGCCTAGCATCTATGCTGCGCCTCGAGACCAGCTAGCTATCAAAGAAAGCGCTGCGCCTCAGGAAAATAATCTTAACAACTACATTCGCAGTAAGCTGGCTTCGGAGAAGCTGTTTAAGGATTATCCCGATGTTCCGAGTATTATCTTACGGCCTCGTGGACTTTTTGGGATTGGGGATACCAGTATTTTGCCCCGAGTTCTCAAACTCAGTCAGAGAATTGGCATTCCCTTGATAGGAGACGGTCGTCAGCTCATGGATATGACCTGTGTGGAAAATGTCGCTCTGGCAATTCGCTTGGCACTAGAGGCCCCTCAAGCTAGTGGCGAAGTTTATAATATTACCAATGGGGAACCAAGAGCCTTTAAGGATTTGATAGAAGAAACCTTGAGAGGGTTGGGCTATCCAATAACATACAGAAAAGTGCCGGCTCCTATTCTTTCAGCTATTGCCAGTAGTTTAGAGTTTCTGTATAAGAACTTGAAACTCAAAGGCGAACCGGCTCTGACACGCTATACCTATTATTTGCTCCGTTATAGCCAGACGCTGGACATCAGTAAGGCGGAGCGAGATTTGGGGTATCGCCCTCAAATCAGTATTTCGGAAGGGATTGAACAATATGTCCAAGATTATCGAAAGCATTGA
- a CDS encoding damage-inducible protein CinA: MNVYEEKDEQLEEFRYQYRERLDQESEFGLERGKKKRTPLPFFSMVIWSLAATAVSVMLPLIFGLASPQQMQDLYTGWALHQSGQIYTDYYGSNGLLYYVLIYLSQGSILFALVEWLALFGAGVFLFKSADTLTGQGEQARQLLLVFYLLVGSLGFGGSYAVAVALPFLFYSFSLVADYLDDPSNDKGFLRVGMSLALAFFLSPIPTALFAATLALSLFGFNIAKRKFAHGLYQFFASALGFSIIFYPIGYYTVLTGTFGDAISHTLYPIDTLNLFSNANLMENAAFYGLLSIGIGILTLIFSGLFQSKPAKQSAVSIGAILGLLVTLALLIFSKEPLHGSRLAAILPFLTLLLLTNIKEGSPDRISRSRRRVRSSSLFGRYLKGNFYLPLVAIVYLLFLPVLSRYISHPSTYQEREQLASLVKQQTSSEDRVYAWDNRPDFYRASERLAPSSLVTPTLYTASDENKTKLVNDLKENQPKMILVNQKVALWSDVESLLSEKYELVQTDSKEFKLYKSK; this comes from the coding sequence ATGAACGTATACGAGGAAAAAGACGAACAGCTAGAAGAATTTCGATACCAGTATCGGGAACGGCTGGATCAAGAGTCCGAATTTGGACTGGAGCGAGGTAAGAAGAAACGAACTCCGCTTCCATTTTTTAGTATGGTGATTTGGAGTTTGGCTGCTACAGCTGTTTCTGTCATGTTGCCTCTGATCTTTGGTTTGGCGAGCCCCCAACAGATGCAAGATCTTTATACTGGTTGGGCGCTACATCAGAGTGGGCAGATTTACACGGATTATTATGGTTCAAATGGACTGCTTTATTACGTACTAATCTATCTCTCTCAAGGGAGTATTCTTTTTGCTTTGGTGGAGTGGTTGGCCTTGTTCGGAGCTGGTGTTTTTCTATTTAAATCCGCAGATACCTTGACAGGTCAGGGAGAGCAGGCTAGACAGCTTTTGTTGGTTTTCTATCTGCTTGTGGGCAGTCTGGGATTTGGTGGTAGCTATGCAGTGGCTGTGGCCTTGCCTTTTCTATTTTATAGTTTTAGCCTAGTGGCTGACTATCTGGATGATCCAAGTAACGATAAAGGTTTCTTGCGAGTTGGGATGAGTTTAGCATTAGCTTTCTTCCTATCACCTATTCCCACAGCCTTGTTTGCAGCCACACTTGCCTTGAGTTTGTTTGGATTTAATATTGCCAAGCGTAAATTTGCTCATGGTTTGTATCAATTTTTCGCATCAGCCCTAGGATTTTCTATCATTTTTTATCCAATTGGCTATTATACAGTCTTAACAGGAACTTTTGGTGATGCGATTAGCCATACTTTGTATCCAATAGATACGCTTAATCTATTTTCAAATGCCAATCTTATGGAGAATGCTGCTTTCTATGGTTTGCTATCCATCGGTATTGGGATTCTGACATTGATCTTTTCAGGATTGTTTCAATCTAAACCAGCCAAACAATCTGCTGTCTCAATAGGCGCTATTTTAGGATTATTAGTAACTCTTGCTTTGTTAATTTTTTCAAAGGAACCTTTGCATGGCTCACGTTTGGCAGCGATTTTGCCCTTTCTGACATTGTTATTGTTAACCAACATCAAAGAAGGAAGCCCTGATCGTATCAGTCGTAGTAGACGAAGAGTTCGCTCTTCATCACTCTTTGGTCGCTACCTCAAGGGAAATTTCTATCTACCATTAGTTGCGATAGTCTATTTACTTTTCCTACCTGTTTTGAGTCGCTATATTTCGCATCCAAGTACTTATCAGGAACGTGAGCAGCTTGCTAGCTTGGTCAAACAGCAAACGAGTTCTGAGGATCGTGTCTATGCTTGGGATAATCGTCCAGATTTTTATCGAGCAAGTGAACGTCTGGCACCAAGCTCTCTAGTGACACCAACACTCTATACTGCAAGCGACGAGAATAAAACGAAACTAGTCAATGATTTGAAAGAAAATCAACCGAAGATGATTTTGGTCAATCAAAAAGTTGCCTTGTGGTCGGATGTAGAGAGTTTACTCAGTGAAAAATACGAACTTGTTCAGACGGATAGTAAGGAATTCAAGCTTTATAAATCTAAATAA
- the cls gene encoding cardiolipin synthase, with protein MTARKMQLLMSKYGFSIAIMLTELILVFGLFIYLGQMAPIVWIILVILVSLATIVSIVNRSMNPESKVTWLLVAFVPVFGPLLYIMFGERRLSKKEMKQLKQLQSMVDREDNSRALRLELKEQDKSAYGVIKSLLSMDTNADVYDRTDTQFFASGESMWHQMLEDLKKAEKFIFLEYYIIEEGLMWNSILEILEEKAAQGVEVKLLYDDIGCMATLLGDYTIQLRGRGIEAHKFNKVIPRLTVAYNNRDHRKIMVIDGQIAYTGGVNLADEYINHIDRFGYWKDSGIRLDGPAVKAFTRLFLSTWYINRGEISDFDQYHLENQPRDGMGLCIPYSSGPKPIYRAQVGKTVYQNLINQATDYVYITTPYLITDYDLTESIKNAALRGVDVRIVTPYIPDKEVIQLVTRGAYPDLLSAGVRIYEYSPGFLHSKQMLVDGEVATVGTINFDYRSLLHHYENGVLLYKTQSIIDIERDFKEIFKVSQEIYPHTIKTSWYQSLIKEIVQLFAPML; from the coding sequence ATGACAGCTAGAAAAATGCAGCTACTCATGTCTAAGTATGGTTTTAGTATTGCCATCATGTTGACGGAGTTGATTCTCGTCTTTGGTTTATTTATCTATCTAGGGCAAATGGCTCCAATTGTCTGGATTATCCTTGTCATTTTAGTGAGCTTAGCGACCATTGTATCGATTGTTAATCGATCTATGAATCCTGAAAGCAAGGTGACATGGCTGTTAGTAGCCTTTGTGCCAGTGTTTGGGCCATTGCTCTATATCATGTTTGGAGAACGCCGTTTATCTAAAAAAGAAATGAAACAGCTAAAGCAACTCCAATCAATGGTTGATCGAGAGGACAATAGCAGAGCTCTCCGTTTGGAGTTAAAAGAGCAGGATAAGTCAGCTTACGGAGTTATCAAATCACTCCTCAGCATGGACACGAATGCCGATGTCTATGATCGAACGGATACACAATTTTTTGCATCTGGTGAAAGCATGTGGCATCAGATGCTAGAGGATCTCAAGAAAGCTGAGAAGTTTATCTTTCTCGAATACTATATCATCGAAGAAGGTTTGATGTGGAACAGCATTTTGGAGATTTTGGAAGAAAAGGCAGCTCAAGGAGTAGAAGTCAAACTCCTCTATGATGATATTGGTTGTATGGCTACCCTGCTTGGAGATTACACCATCCAGCTTCGTGGTCGAGGGATTGAAGCCCACAAATTTAACAAGGTGATTCCACGCTTGACCGTTGCTTATAACAACCGTGATCACCGTAAAATCATGGTTATCGATGGTCAAATTGCCTATACAGGTGGTGTTAATCTGGCGGATGAGTATATCAACCATATCGATCGCTTTGGTTATTGGAAGGATAGCGGTATTCGTCTGGATGGACCAGCAGTCAAGGCTTTTACCAGACTCTTCTTATCCACTTGGTATATCAACCGTGGGGAAATTAGTGACTTTGACCAATACCATCTCGAAAATCAACCTAGAGATGGGATGGGGCTTTGCATTCCTTACAGTAGTGGGCCAAAGCCTATCTACCGAGCCCAAGTTGGAAAAACTGTCTATCAAAACCTTATCAATCAAGCTACAGACTATGTCTATATCACGACTCCCTATCTGATCACTGACTATGATCTAACTGAAAGTATCAAAAATGCAGCTCTGAGAGGAGTAGATGTGCGAATTGTGACGCCATATATCCCAGATAAGGAGGTTATTCAGTTAGTTACTCGGGGAGCCTATCCAGACTTGCTATCTGCTGGAGTTCGCATTTACGAGTACAGTCCGGGATTCCTTCATAGCAAGCAAATGCTTGTCGATGGAGAGGTAGCAACTGTGGGAACCATCAATTTTGACTATCGTAGCTTGCTTCACCACTATGAAAATGGCGTTTTGCTTTATAAAACGCAGTCTATCATAGATATTGAGAGGGACTTCAAAGAGATTTTTAAAGTTTCTCAAGAAATTTATCCCCACACAATCAAAACAAGCTGGTATCAAAGCTTGATCAAGGAAATTGTCCAGTTGTTTGCGCCCATGCTCTAA
- the nrdD gene encoding anaerobic ribonucleoside-triphosphate reductase: MIVLEEKLATVPTLFVEKRDGRRVVFDVDKIDKALHKAAEKVMDVTPLVEKRLNGLLERIVAEIHSRFPQGVKIYEIQNIVEHELLEAKEYALAEEYITYRTQRDFERSKATDINFSIHKLLNKDQAVVNENANKDSDVFNTQRDLTAGIVGKSIGLQMLPKHVANAHQKGDIHYHDLDYSPYTPMTNCCLIDFKGMLENGFKIGNAEVESPKSIQTATAQISQIIANVASSQYGGCSADRIDEVLAPYAEKNYQKHLKDAEEWVLPEKREDYAWKKTQKDIYDAMQSLEYEINTLFTSNGQTPFTSLGFGLGTNRFEREIQKAILTIRIKGLGSEHRTAIFPKLIFTLKRGLNLEEGSPNYDIKQLALECATKRMYPDVLSYDKIVDLTGSFKVPMGCRSFLQGWKDENGVEVNSGRMNLGVVTVNLPRIALESEGDMNKFWEIFNERMNIAEDALVYRVERTKEATPANAPILYQYGAFGRRLGKEESVDQLFNNRRATISLGYIGLYEVATVFFGNSWESNPEAKEFTLDIIRDMKRRVEEWSDQYGYHFSIYSTPSESLTDRFCRLDTEKFGSIPDITDKEYYTNSFHYDVRKNPTPFEKLDFEKVYPEAGASGGFIHYCEYPVLQQNPKALEAVWDYAYDRVGYLGTNTPIDRCYKCDFEGDFEPTERGFACPNCGNSDPRTVDVVKRTCGYLGNPQARPMVNGRHKEIAARVKHMNGSTIKTAGHEVTN, encoded by the coding sequence ATGATTGTATTAGAAGAAAAGCTTGCAACCGTTCCCACCTTGTTCGTTGAAAAACGAGATGGTAGACGTGTGGTGTTTGATGTAGACAAGATTGACAAAGCTCTCCACAAGGCGGCGGAAAAGGTTATGGACGTTACGCCTCTAGTAGAAAAACGCCTAAATGGGCTGCTTGAGCGTATTGTTGCGGAAATTCACAGTCGTTTCCCTCAAGGTGTCAAGATTTACGAGATTCAAAATATCGTAGAGCATGAACTCCTTGAAGCCAAAGAATATGCGCTGGCTGAGGAGTACATCACTTATCGGACACAAAGGGATTTTGAGCGCTCAAAAGCGACAGATATCAACTTTAGCATTCATAAACTTCTCAATAAAGACCAGGCAGTTGTCAATGAAAATGCCAATAAAGACAGTGATGTTTTTAACACCCAGCGTGATTTGACAGCAGGGATTGTTGGGAAATCAATCGGACTGCAAATGCTTCCTAAGCACGTAGCCAATGCTCACCAAAAGGGAGATATCCACTATCATGACTTGGACTACAGCCCCTACACTCCGATGACCAACTGCTGTTTGATTGATTTTAAAGGCATGTTGGAAAATGGTTTTAAGATTGGTAATGCAGAGGTAGAGAGTCCCAAGTCTATCCAAACTGCGACAGCACAGATTTCACAAATCATCGCAAACGTTGCTTCTAGCCAGTACGGGGGCTGTTCTGCTGACCGTATCGATGAAGTCTTGGCTCCGTATGCAGAGAAGAATTACCAAAAACACCTTAAAGATGCAGAAGAATGGGTCTTGCCTGAAAAACGGGAAGATTATGCCTGGAAGAAAACGCAAAAAGACATCTACGATGCTATGCAATCTCTTGAGTATGAAATCAACACTCTCTTCACTTCAAATGGGCAAACACCTTTTACTTCTCTAGGTTTCGGTCTAGGAACCAATCGTTTTGAGCGTGAAATTCAAAAAGCTATTTTGACTATTCGTATCAAGGGACTTGGCTCAGAACACCGCACAGCTATCTTCCCTAAACTCATCTTTACGCTAAAAAGAGGACTCAACTTAGAGGAGGGGTCACCTAACTACGATATCAAACAGTTGGCTCTTGAGTGTGCAACCAAGCGGATGTATCCTGATGTTTTGTCTTATGATAAGATTGTTGACTTGACAGGTTCCTTCAAGGTACCTATGGGTTGTCGTTCTTTCCTTCAAGGATGGAAGGATGAGAATGGCGTCGAAGTCAATTCAGGTCGGATGAATCTAGGTGTTGTGACAGTCAATCTGCCTCGTATCGCCCTCGAATCCGAAGGCGACATGAACAAGTTTTGGGAAATCTTCAACGAACGTATGAACATCGCAGAAGATGCTCTGGTTTATCGCGTTGAACGGACCAAGGAAGCAACACCCGCAAATGCTCCGATCCTTTATCAGTATGGAGCCTTCGGCCGCCGTCTCGGAAAAGAAGAAAGTGTAGACCAACTCTTCAATAATCGTCGTGCGACTATTTCACTGGGCTACATCGGTTTGTATGAAGTGGCGACGGTCTTCTTTGGCAATAGCTGGGAAAGCAATCCAGAAGCCAAGGAATTCACGCTGGATATTATTCGTGATATGAAACGTCGTGTGGAAGAGTGGTCTGACCAATATGGTTACCATTTCTCTATCTACTCCACACCGTCTGAAAGCTTGACAGATCGCTTCTGCCGTTTGGATACAGAGAAGTTCGGCTCTATTCCTGATATTACAGACAAGGAATACTACACCAACTCTTTCCACTACGATGTCCGTAAAAATCCAACACCGTTTGAAAAGTTAGACTTTGAGAAAGTTTATCCAGAAGCAGGTGCGTCAGGTGGTTTCATCCATTATTGTGAGTATCCAGTTCTTCAACAAAATCCTAAAGCCTTGGAAGCTGTCTGGGACTATGCCTATGACCGTGTCGGCTATCTAGGAACCAATACTCCGATTGATCGCTGTTACAAGTGCGATTTTGAAGGAGATTTTGAACCAACTGAGAGAGGCTTTGCTTGTCCCAACTGTGGCAATAGCGACCCTAGAACAGTAGATGTGGTCAAACGTACTTGTGGTTATCTGGGAAATCCGCAAGCGCGTCCGATGGTCAATGGACGCCACAAGGAAATCGCTGCGCGTGTCAAACACATGAACGGTTCAACCATTAAAACAGCCGGACATGAAGTAACAAATTAG
- a CDS encoding MBL fold metallo-hydrolase has translation MSKIIESIDYFPAGYCTSYTGLLFKGVKNKKMTFPAGVFLIKHRDKGYLLYDTGYHYDIKTKLRYGFYRLGTPVQMTEKDQISRLLEAKGIKPEEINYVLLSHLHPDHLGGASFFPHATFILTKEVYKVYQKPKLKDLIFKEFLPASFEKKLTIIRADQQDSTFPYRPICDFFGDGSILVASVDGHARGQACLYLPDFNLLIAADLCWGIDLLPYTKQMHLIPSLVQDNKVDYIKGTEFLEEVLKDGIEVLVSHDPVERIESILYEKNNLS, from the coding sequence ATGTCCAAGATTATCGAAAGCATTGATTATTTCCCAGCAGGCTACTGTACTAGCTATACAGGTTTGCTATTCAAGGGAGTCAAGAATAAAAAGATGACCTTTCCAGCTGGTGTCTTTCTGATTAAACACAGAGACAAGGGCTATTTGCTATATGATACTGGCTATCACTATGATATTAAGACGAAGCTTCGCTATGGTTTTTATCGTCTAGGAACACCTGTTCAAATGACGGAAAAGGACCAAATTTCACGTTTGCTAGAAGCGAAGGGAATCAAACCAGAAGAAATTAACTATGTCCTTCTATCTCATTTACATCCAGATCATCTGGGAGGAGCTAGCTTCTTTCCTCATGCAACCTTTATCCTGACAAAAGAAGTGTATAAGGTTTACCAGAAACCCAAGTTGAAAGACCTGATTTTCAAGGAATTTTTGCCAGCTTCTTTTGAAAAAAAACTAACCATTATCAGAGCTGACCAGCAAGATTCAACTTTTCCCTATCGTCCGATTTGTGATTTTTTTGGAGATGGCAGTATCCTAGTAGCTTCTGTTGATGGGCATGCTAGGGGGCAAGCCTGTCTGTATCTTCCAGACTTTAACCTCCTCATTGCAGCAGATCTTTGCTGGGGAATTGACCTCTTGCCTTACACCAAACAGATGCACCTGATTCCTTCCTTGGTTCAAGATAACAAGGTGGACTATATCAAGGGGACAGAGTTTCTGGAGGAAGTCTTGAAAGACGGAATTGAGGTACTTGTTAGTCATGACCCTGTAGAAAGGATAGAGTCAATCTTATATGAAAAAAATAACCTTTCTTAA